The stretch of DNA TTCCCACTTTTCCATCTGTCTTTGCCGGGCTTGTCCCGACAATCCACTCCGGGGTGACGGAGCGCCCGTCATGGATGCCCGGGACAAGCCGGGCATGACAGAAACGCAGGCTGAGCCGGGGTCTGAGGCCGACTCCGAGTCAGCGGATCGAGGGACGCCGCTGGCCCCCGTCGACCTGGATGTCCGTGCCGTTGACCCAGCCGGCCCGCGGCGAGGCCACGAAGGCGATCACGTCGGCGAGCTCGGTGTCGGTGCCGAGGCGGCCCCAGGGGAAGTCCTCCCGTTCGAACTTGGCGAAGTCCTCCGGCCGTTCTGCCCGGATCCGCTCCCAGCCCCCGCCGGGGAAGAGCAGGGAGCCGGGGGAGACCGCGTTGACGCGGATCCGCTGCGGGCCGAGTTCCCAGGAGAGGTTCTTCGCCGCCATGATCAGCCCCGCCTTGGCGGCGGCATACTGGGCGCCGCGCGTCGAGGGCGCCCGGCCCGAGATCGACGCCACGAAGATCGCCGAGCCCTGGCCGCTCGCCTCCAGGTGGGGCACGGCGGCGCGTGTGGCCGCGATCGCGTGGCCGACGTTGAAGCGGAAGGTGGCGTCGAAGTCCTCGTCGGTGCTGAGCGCCAGGTCGCGCTCGCCGACGGACCCGCCGGCGTTGGCGACGAGCACGTCGAGGCCGCCGAAGCG from Prosthecomicrobium sp. N25 encodes:
- a CDS encoding SDR family NAD(P)-dependent oxidoreductase; this encodes MDLGLAGRVALVTGGSRGIGRATAHVFAREGMRIAIAARGAERLAATAAELTALGAEVLAIQADFGRPSEAARAVDETAARFGGLDVLVANAGGSVGERDLALSTDEDFDATFRFNVGHAIAATRAAVPHLEASGQGSAIFVASISGRAPSTRGAQYAAAKAGLIMAAKNLSWELGPQRIRVNAVSPGSLLFPGGGWERIRAERPEDFAKFEREDFPWGRLGTDTELADVIAFVASPRAGWVNGTDIQVDGGQRRPSIR